The Carcharodon carcharias isolate sCarCar2 chromosome 34, sCarCar2.pri, whole genome shotgun sequence genome includes the window GGTTTAATGCCTCTTTCCCCTTGCCCACAGCGGATTCAGTACGCAAAGACTGATTCTGATATTATCGCTAAGATGAAGGGCACCTACGTGGAACGTGACCGAAAAAAGGAGAAGAGGAAGGTGAAGGCTCCAGAGCCTTCTGGCACCAAGAAGGGTTCAGCACCCCCAACAGCCAATGCTGTACCCCCTCCTGTCTCAGTAAGTGTGACGGTCTCTGATCTGGTTGTGCAGGAAACAGTGTTTGCATGTAAGTAAGCAACTGACTGGAAATGAAGTAACCTCCCCTTGTTCAGGGAAGGGGGTAGGTGCATGTGTTGGATGAGGTCTGTGGTCTTTGCCTCACTGACGTGGCAACTCCTGTAAGCACAACTCCATGGAGATATCGGCTATCTACAATCCAGCAGCTCGGATTCCACCAATAAGCTCTCTTCCCGTGCGTTCCTGTCCGGTGACACTAACGTGGGGGTCTTGATTACTGTTGCTCTCAACCAGCTAACTGAATGAGGGCTTCCTGATCAGTTGGCATGGTCCTTACTGGTTCATGTATGCACTTTTTCCAAATGAATTTGTTGTGCTTTTGGCCTGAAGTAAAGGCAATGTTTGATATGACCTAAAAACCCCTACTGGATTTGGCTTTTTGTATCTTTCCATCACAAGAACACTGTTAGCAGTCCCTGTTAAATGAGTCTATCCTGCTGGTGAGTATTCTCTGGTTCTCCTGCTGGGTTTCTAGGGGTTGGTTTTCCCATCTCTGGAAGGCAAGCCAGGTCAAAGGGCAATTGAAAAGTTAGTTTCACTTGGCCCTGCCACTCCTTTTACTTATGGccatccacacccccctccctcccttacacacCCTGCTCTTTGACCTCCCTACTCCTGGAAAACCCACCTTTCACCCCACTGTTGATCTCGCCACTTGCGTCCAGTGTCTTGGGCGTTTATATATTAAAGGTGGCTGTTCAGTGGCTGTCGCTGAACAGCTTGCTGCCGAGCGATTGGATTTGTTTTGAGGGGAAAAGCAGCAGTGCCCTCTGCATGGGGTCAGGATGGGGCGGAAATGAGAGAGCAGTGATGGCACTGCCATTGGAACAGTCTCAGCGGCCCGGGCATAAAATGGTTACCGTTGGTTCTTGGCTTTTGTGTAGACTTGTTCCATGCGCCATTGTCTGTTTCTTCACCGTTTTGTTTGTTCCAGGGTATGCCCATGATGAGCCAGGCCCCACGGATGATGCAAATGCCAGGACAGCCTCACTACATGCCCCCACCAGGGATGATGCCACCACCTGGGATGGCACCTGGCCAGATGCCGCCAGGCTCCATTCCTCCTGGCCAGATGATGGCTGGACAGATGCCGCCCCCTGCTCAGACGGTAAGTGTTCTGCTGGTGCAGGGAGCGATGGAACCGTCGCTGTACCCTCCCCCATAGAAATTGTAGTCAATTGTGTGAAAGCTTGGCGGCTTCCTTATGAGCACTTGGAGAAAAGTCCTCCGTACGGTGGGTGCCCTTGCTGCCCAGGAGAGGGTCCTCCAGTAAATCTGCACAAATCTCCCTTTCTTATCAGCAAGGCAATGCTTTAGATCATCCTGCGGCTGGGGTTTAATCCTGCTGCTGACATCACAGCCATCCAGCACATGTCAGGTGCTCTGCCTGAGCTGGATTACTGAGCAGTGTTGGAATGCAGCTTTTGGAGCAGAGAGATTAGTGTCAGACTCGGTCATCGTACTGGGGATGTGATCAGGGTTCCAAGGGGCCATggatggcgtgtgtgtgtgcgcatggcCGGAGGGGGTGGTCTGTGTTTGGTGAGGAGGCGTTGTGATGGTTTTATGCTGCATTGAGGAAGGGGAGGTTGGTGATATGATTTTATGCTGCATTGTTTTAACTGGTGTCTTTGTAATTTCCAGGTGCCTGAGAATCCACCCAATCACATCCTTTTCTTAACCAACCTGCCTGAGGAGACCAACGAGCTGATGCTGTCCATGCTTTTCAATCAGTGAGTATGGCCAGCAGGGAAGCAGGACTTTCACCTtgagtggagtggggggtgggtttacTGTGTAAATATTCCTGCGGTTtctgatggggggggtggggggtaaataTTCCAGATCCTCTGTTTGCTCAGACTGTATCGCTTGGGTGGGGACCATTCTCTGGAGCTCTTGTTCAGTGAGTAATGTTGCTTGGGGTGAGGGCAGGCTGCAGAGCTTTCCCACTCCCACTGGCTGGGAGAGGTGACGTGTCCTTGGCGGTGTGTATTCCATTATAACCAGCTCCCCCACTGTAACCTTTCTGGCTCCCAGGAATGGCCTCGTGCTATCCAAAAGGGGAAGTGAGGTAAAACTTTCAAACAAGCTCTGAGGGAGGGACTGACGGTGGGGAAGTGGGGTGAAAAACCCAGAAAATAGCCCTTATCCAGAGGCTGCTGGTGGTGTCTCATATATAGTATGTGCCCCTTGTGTGACTTGCACTCACTCCTCATGGGACAGTAAGGTGTGTATCCTGCTTGCTAGattgggttctctctctctcgcgctctttcccTCCTTCCTCATGCTGGTCTCTCTGCGTTTCCGCAGGTTCCCTGGATTTAAGGAAGTTCGTCTGGTACCTGGCCGCCATGACATTGCCTTTGTGGAGTTTGACAATGAAGTCCAAGCTGGGGCAGCACGTGATGCCCTCCAAGGGTTTAAGATCACGCAGTCGAACGCAATGAAAATCTCCTTTGCAAAGAAATGAGGGGTCGGGAGGATCGCACTGGTTAATTCCGGCTTTGTTTTCAAAAGctgctgtttttattttttaaattgtgcaGTAACTGGTCTGTATTAGATTTAAAAGTTCTGATGCTTCAGGTAAGTGTTGAATGAGGAGGCTCCTCAGCTTCGCCCTGCCCATCGGATGATTGTTCACACCCGGGTGAGCCCTTCAGCGATGCTGCTAAGGCGAGCTtcctgtggtctgaaggctgttcGGATTGCGGTGTGGGTGTTTCACCATTGCCTTGCCCTACTCCACCCTGGGTCCATCAAATTAAATAATTCCccctcccttttctttttgagtgATATCCAGGAGCAGCCAAATCCTGACTGAAGAAATTGGATGGACTTTAAATCTCCACTTATGGTATTATTTTAGATTTGGTTGCCCCTATTTGGCTATATttttgagtgaatgtgtctgaCTGGCTGAGGCAAGCAACAGTTTGGCTTAATCACACCATAAGAAAGCTGTTCACCCAGAGTCTCAGTGACATTGCACCTGGAGCTTTCAAACTTACTGAATGAACCGATgaataaaaagattttttttttataaccaCCCTGTTGAATGTGTTTTATTTAACACTGAGTTCGCTTAACTTACAGGCGAATGGAGCTTGGCTGCTTGGCCTTCACAACACAGGATATGTGAGTGAGATACACAGAACAGGCTTTTCAGCCCAATTGGTCCATGCTCCACACAAGCTGCCTTCCAGCCCTCTTCAACAtaatctcctttctcacttttgttACTTAACTTTCCCTTAAAGACACCTGTTCTTTGCCTCACTCCTCTGTGAAATTctgcattctaactgctctcctaGGTGAAGGTGCTCCtgattccctattggatttattggtgactgaTTTGATTGTCCTCCCCCTTCCACACCCTCCCGCCTACAAGTGGCAACTTTTTTCCTAGAGGAAAAAAACTCCCAGTAGCTGACACAATCCAACCCATGGGTTTCCGGTGGGAGTGCTTTTACTTGCTGTGTACTGTACAGATACAGGAGTTGACAGAGTGGAGATTCATACTGCTTTGGCAGAATATTGGGACTGAGGGAAACTACCAGAAATTCACATTGGTCTGCTGGGTTCTTGAACAGTTGTCATGAAAAtctaattttcataatattattgtaaaggtaggttaatagtggggtttggattagttgtTCTGTgtagatgtgggggtgggggggggggaaattaaTTTgtttggagacagctggtctggagcctTTGAGATATCAAaggagctaggtttgaaatgctaaatacataaacatggctgcaGTTTTAAAATGAGGTGAAGAAAATATGCATTTTTAGATtcagtagtttgaatttcagagaTGGTAAGACGTTACACCTAGCTAagagaagctaagccaaacaagtgtttatttttcccaaaggttactgataatataagTCTTGCATGGTACTCATCATAAGAAAAGTAAAGTCACAAaagcatatgggaacaatggagtTTGCATTAAAAGTAACGTATAAAGGAAA containing:
- the snrpa gene encoding U1 small nuclear ribonucleoprotein A isoform X2, translating into MRGQAFVIFKEVSSATNALRSMQGFPFYDKPMRIQYAKTDSDIIAKMKGTYVERDRKKEKRKVKAPEPSGTKKGSAPPTANAVPPPVSGMPMMSQAPRMMQMPGQPHYMPPPGMMPPPGMAPGQMPPGSIPPGQMMAGQMPPPAQTVPENPPNHILFLTNLPEETNELMLSMLFNQFPGFKEVRLVPGRHDIAFVEFDNEVQAGAARDALQGFKITQSNAMKISFAKK
- the snrpa gene encoding U1 small nuclear ribonucleoprotein A isoform X1; the encoded protein is MSVQETRPNHTIYINNLNEKIKKDELKKSLYAIFSQFGQILDILVSRNLKMRGQAFVIFKEVSSATNALRSMQGFPFYDKPMRIQYAKTDSDIIAKMKGTYVERDRKKEKRKVKAPEPSGTKKGSAPPTANAVPPPVSGMPMMSQAPRMMQMPGQPHYMPPPGMMPPPGMAPGQMPPGSIPPGQMMAGQMPPPAQTVPENPPNHILFLTNLPEETNELMLSMLFNQFPGFKEVRLVPGRHDIAFVEFDNEVQAGAARDALQGFKITQSNAMKISFAKK